In a single window of the Streptomyces sp. NBC_00353 genome:
- a CDS encoding glutamate decarboxylase gives MTKRDAAALFGNRFLTEPAPSENFPEEGMTATDAMRLLDADLVMEGDPQRNLATFVTTWMEPEAQRIIAENLHRNFIDHAEYPISAEIEQRCVRMLADLFHAPGKTTGCRTQGSSEAIMLGALSLRWKWRERRQAANLSADRPNLVFGGDVHVVWEKFCRYFDVEPRIVPLAEDKYTIGPEDVEPHLDENTIGVVAVLGTTFTGHKDDVVGIDKLLRDIRKERDLDIPIHVDGASGGFVWPFLYPDSKWDFRLEQVRSINVSGHKYGLVYPGIGWLVFREESDLAKDLVFHENYLGKTDATFTLNFSTGAAMVLAQYYNFVRLGRQGYTYVMETMQKNAHALADNLRSSGRFEVIGSGLEQLPLVAFRLAGKHAYDESDVAWQLSAERGWMVPAYTLPPNAERVKILRALVKETLSREQIERLTQDIADACSTLDHKGATTEIERAQVKRGTGY, from the coding sequence ATGACCAAGAGAGACGCTGCGGCGCTGTTCGGAAACCGTTTCCTGACCGAGCCCGCTCCCTCGGAGAATTTCCCCGAGGAGGGCATGACTGCGACGGACGCCATGAGGCTGCTGGATGCGGACCTCGTCATGGAGGGCGACCCGCAGCGCAACCTCGCCACGTTTGTCACCACCTGGATGGAGCCGGAGGCGCAACGGATCATCGCCGAAAACCTCCACCGAAACTTCATCGACCACGCGGAGTACCCCATCTCCGCCGAGATCGAGCAGCGCTGCGTTCGGATGCTCGCCGACCTCTTCCACGCACCGGGCAAGACCACCGGATGTCGGACCCAGGGCTCGTCCGAGGCGATCATGCTCGGCGCGCTGTCTCTGAGGTGGAAGTGGCGGGAGCGCCGCCAGGCGGCCAACCTGTCGGCCGACCGGCCCAACCTGGTCTTCGGCGGCGACGTCCACGTCGTATGGGAGAAGTTCTGCCGCTACTTCGACGTCGAGCCGCGGATCGTGCCGCTTGCGGAGGACAAGTACACGATCGGCCCGGAGGACGTGGAGCCCCACCTGGACGAGAACACGATCGGCGTCGTCGCCGTCCTCGGCACCACGTTCACCGGCCACAAGGACGACGTCGTCGGGATCGACAAGCTCCTGCGGGACATCCGCAAGGAGCGGGACCTCGACATCCCGATCCACGTCGACGGCGCGAGCGGCGGCTTCGTGTGGCCCTTCCTCTACCCGGACTCGAAATGGGACTTCCGGCTTGAGCAGGTCCGTTCGATCAACGTATCGGGACACAAGTACGGCCTGGTCTACCCCGGTATCGGCTGGCTGGTCTTCCGCGAGGAGTCCGACCTGGCCAAGGACCTCGTGTTCCACGAGAATTACCTGGGTAAGACCGATGCGACGTTCACGCTGAACTTCTCGACCGGTGCGGCGATGGTGCTCGCGCAGTACTACAACTTCGTGCGGCTGGGTCGCCAGGGCTACACCTACGTCATGGAGACGATGCAGAAGAACGCCCACGCGTTGGCGGACAACCTGCGGAGCAGCGGCCGCTTCGAAGTGATCGGCAGTGGCCTCGAGCAGCTGCCGCTGGTCGCTTTCCGCCTTGCCGGCAAGCATGCCTACGACGAGTCCGACGTCGCCTGGCAGCTCTCGGCCGAGCGCGGCTGGATGGTGCCGGCGTACACGCTGCCGCCCAACGCGGAGCGGGTGAAGATCCTGCGTGCCCTGGTCAAGGAGACCCTGAGCCGCGAGCAGATCGAGCGTCTGACCCAGGACATCGCCGACGCGTGCAGCACCTTGGACCACAAGGGTGCGACCACCGAGATCGAGCGGGCCCAGGTCAAGCGCGGCACCGGCTACTGA
- a CDS encoding ion channel, with amino-acid sequence MRILATSLSLVALYYLVPLHQLEKLSVPIPASLSVALLILAGAVTWQVISITRADYPAIRAVEALSVTTPLFLLLFAAAYFILAQDNPANFSTHTHALTRTDTLYFTVSTFTTVGFGDITATSEAAHLIVTVQMLLDLLVLGLGLRLFLGAVRTGESRLSDTATDTSP; translated from the coding sequence GTGCGTATCCTGGCCACCTCGCTGAGTCTGGTCGCGTTGTACTACCTCGTCCCGCTGCATCAACTCGAGAAGTTGTCGGTCCCGATCCCGGCGTCATTGTCAGTCGCGCTACTGATCCTTGCCGGAGCCGTGACCTGGCAGGTCATTTCGATCACCCGCGCCGACTACCCCGCCATCCGGGCGGTCGAGGCACTCTCGGTCACCACACCGCTATTCCTGCTGCTGTTCGCCGCAGCGTACTTCATCCTCGCCCAAGATAATCCGGCGAACTTCAGTACCCACACCCACGCCCTCACCCGCACCGACACCCTCTACTTCACCGTGTCGACCTTCACCACGGTCGGCTTCGGCGACATCACCGCCACCAGCGAAGCCGCCCACCTGATCGTCACCGTCCAGATGCTGCTCGATCTCCTCGTCCTAGGTCTTGGCCTTCGACTTTTCCTCGGAGCAGTCCGGACCGGCGAGAGCCGGCTGTCCGACACCGCCACCGACACATCCCCGTGA
- a CDS encoding tellurite resistance/C4-dicarboxylate transporter family protein: MGDRAPAEDGLVGWWVALPPGAGTAVMATGIVSIGLHLVGQEALSWVLLVLAAIAWLALAVDFARQLLREREQWKAKADTPPALTAVAATTILGTWFALQGWSGVAVAALVVAVLIWPVLLTSVVRHWRRRLPGTVFLVCVATQGLAVLGGTLAFSLPSGWLAWPALGCFVLGLALYPIAFLRFDLGQVRSGAGEQWVAGGTLAISALAGAKLLAVPAWRGTALHDALRALTLVTLALSVCWYAVLVFAEARWPRLRYDMRRWATVFPMGMTAVATLSVADAAAVGWLRTPGQVLLWIAVTAWVLALVGLVRHLTAHSR, from the coding sequence ATGGGTGATCGTGCCCCGGCCGAGGACGGGCTGGTCGGCTGGTGGGTGGCGCTGCCCCCCGGAGCAGGAACAGCGGTGATGGCGACCGGGATCGTCTCCATCGGGCTGCACCTGGTCGGACAGGAGGCGCTCTCATGGGTCCTGCTCGTCCTCGCCGCCATCGCGTGGCTCGCGCTCGCCGTCGACTTCGCGCGGCAACTACTGCGCGAACGGGAACAGTGGAAGGCCAAGGCAGACACGCCACCCGCGCTGACCGCAGTGGCCGCGACGACCATCCTCGGGACCTGGTTCGCACTACAGGGATGGTCGGGTGTCGCCGTCGCCGCGCTGGTCGTCGCGGTACTGATCTGGCCGGTGCTGCTGACCTCGGTGGTGCGGCACTGGCGGAGGCGCTTGCCGGGCACGGTGTTCCTGGTGTGTGTCGCGACGCAGGGCCTGGCCGTGCTGGGTGGGACGTTGGCCTTCTCGCTGCCGTCCGGGTGGCTCGCCTGGCCGGCACTGGGCTGCTTCGTGCTCGGGCTGGCGCTCTACCCGATCGCCTTCCTCCGCTTCGACCTCGGCCAGGTGCGGTCCGGCGCGGGCGAGCAGTGGGTGGCGGGCGGGACGCTGGCGATCTCCGCGCTCGCCGGGGCGAAGTTGCTGGCCGTGCCCGCCTGGCGCGGCACCGCTCTGCACGACGCGCTGCGTGCGCTCACTCTGGTCACGCTCGCGCTTTCCGTGTGCTGGTACGCCGTCCTCGTCTTCGCCGAGGCGCGCTGGCCGCGTCTGCGCTACGACATGAGGCGCTGGGCGACGGTCTTCCCGATGGGCATGACGGCCGTCGCCACCCTGTCCGTCGCCGACGCCGCGGCCGTCGGCTGGCTGCGGACGCCGGGCCAGGTACTGCTCTGGATCGCCGTCACCGCCTGGGTGCTCGCACTCGTCGGGCTGGTCAGGCACTTGACCGCGCACTCCCGGTGA
- a CDS encoding long-chain-fatty-acid--CoA ligase: MNLADLLSRTAAAHGHRVAVELGDHSLTYTELHTLAGRVAALLAARGVTPGDRVGLMLPNLLEFPVLYYGVLRAGAIVVPMNPLLKSREVAHYLGDSGAVLLFAFAPVAEEAAAGAQGTAADVVPVGPGSLTQLLAAHPFPAPERSREEQDTAVILYTSGTTGVPKGAELTHANLVRNSEIIATPLLRLSPEDVLLGCLPLFHAFGQTCAMNAAVTSGARLTLMPRFDPALALQTIQQRQVTIFEGVPTMYAAMLAADAQQPGAHDASTLRLCASGGASLPVEVLHAFEAAFDCPVLEGFGMSETSPVASFNHPDRPRKAGSIGTPIEGIELCLIDAKDGVGELCVRGHNIMKGYWGRPEATAETIVDGWLRTGDLATVDEDGYYFIVDRKKDLVIRGGYNVYPREIEEVLHEHPAVAEAAVIGIPHPTLGEDVAAAVALHPGNEATADELREFVRARVAPYKYPREVRILDALPKGATGKILKREIPRALPEDTRP; encoded by the coding sequence GTGAACCTCGCCGACCTCCTCAGCCGTACCGCCGCAGCACACGGCCACCGCGTCGCCGTCGAACTCGGCGACCACTCGCTTACCTACACCGAACTTCACACGCTCGCCGGCCGGGTGGCCGCGCTGCTCGCCGCACGCGGTGTCACCCCCGGTGACCGGGTCGGTCTGATGCTGCCCAACCTGCTGGAGTTCCCGGTCCTGTACTACGGCGTGCTGCGCGCCGGCGCCATCGTCGTCCCGATGAACCCCCTCCTCAAGTCGCGCGAAGTCGCCCACTACCTGGGCGACTCGGGCGCGGTGCTGCTGTTCGCCTTCGCCCCGGTCGCGGAGGAGGCCGCTGCCGGGGCCCAGGGCACTGCCGCCGACGTAGTGCCTGTCGGGCCCGGCTCGCTCACCCAGTTGCTCGCCGCCCACCCGTTCCCCGCGCCCGAGCGGAGCCGCGAGGAGCAGGACACCGCGGTCATCCTCTACACCTCCGGCACCACCGGAGTTCCCAAGGGCGCCGAGCTCACCCACGCCAACCTGGTCCGCAACTCCGAGATCATCGCGACGCCACTGCTCCGGCTCAGCCCGGAGGACGTCCTGCTGGGCTGCCTGCCGCTCTTCCACGCCTTCGGCCAGACCTGCGCCATGAACGCCGCAGTGACCAGCGGCGCCCGCCTCACCCTGATGCCCCGCTTCGACCCCGCCCTGGCCCTGCAGACCATCCAGCAGCGGCAGGTCACCATCTTCGAGGGCGTGCCGACGATGTATGCAGCCATGCTCGCCGCAGACGCACAGCAGCCCGGCGCCCACGACGCCTCCACCCTGCGGCTGTGCGCCTCCGGTGGCGCCTCGCTGCCCGTCGAGGTCCTGCACGCGTTCGAGGCAGCCTTCGACTGCCCCGTCCTGGAAGGCTTCGGCATGTCCGAGACCTCGCCCGTCGCCTCCTTCAACCACCCGGACCGCCCGCGCAAGGCAGGTTCCATCGGCACCCCGATCGAGGGCATCGAGCTGTGCCTGATCGACGCGAAGGACGGCGTCGGCGAACTCTGCGTCCGCGGCCACAACATCATGAAGGGCTACTGGGGCCGCCCCGAGGCCACCGCCGAGACCATCGTCGACGGCTGGCTGCGCACCGGCGACCTCGCCACCGTCGACGAGGACGGCTACTACTTCATCGTCGACCGCAAGAAGGACCTGGTCATCCGCGGCGGCTACAACGTCTACCCCCGCGAGATCGAAGAGGTCCTCCACGAACACCCCGCTGTCGCCGAAGCCGCCGTGATCGGCATCCCTCACCCCACCCTCGGCGAGGACGTCGCCGCCGCCGTCGCCCTGCACCCCGGCAACGAGGCCACGGCGGACGAGCTACGTGAGTTCGTACGGGCACGCGTCGCTCCCTACAAGTACCCCCGTGAAGTCCGGATCCTCGATGCCCTCCCCAAGGGCGCCACCGGGAAGATCCTCAAGCGCGAGATTCCCCGTGCGCTCCCTGAAGACACCCGCCCCTGA
- a CDS encoding aldehyde dehydrogenase family protein: protein MTAPAIDTEPLDRAVAELREGSASWAAAPIAERIVLLERLLPRIADGAAETAAAGARAKGYGPDSPWAAEDWAGAPWALAQNVSAYLHVLRRIAAGKDPVDARAVHEGNGRTWVDVFPATGWDTLLLNGFTAQVWMRAGTSAQQVRDRAAGEYRGRPGRPAVALVLGAGNVAAITALDILHKLYVEGQVVVAKMNPVNAYLRRHFELVFAEFVEHGWLRFVDGGAAEGGHLAAHDGVDAIHVTGSDRTHDAIVWGTDEQAAQRRRDDTPLLGKPFSSELGGVSPCIVAPGPWSEADFRFQAEHIVTSKMNNSGHNCIASQILVLPAEWDGTERLLEQIRKVLRELPPRTDYYPGADQRLGAVLKAHPKAETHGDGPCRVLVPDITDHDDMLITDEVFGSALGVVRLPGATAAEFLRHAVDFANDKLPGTLGATLIVHPRTEKHHRSAVEAAVAGLRYGTLGVNCWSAIGFLLGYTPWGAYPGHTRQDIGSGIGFVHNAFMLEDIEKTVLRAPFAPAPRGLFAGSPSLSPRPPYFVTNRTARTTIERVTRFTAAPAIAKLPGIFASALRG, encoded by the coding sequence GTGACCGCCCCTGCCATCGACACCGAACCGCTGGACCGTGCCGTCGCCGAGCTGCGTGAAGGCTCCGCATCGTGGGCCGCGGCCCCGATCGCCGAGCGGATCGTGCTGCTGGAGCGGCTGCTGCCGCGAATCGCCGACGGCGCCGCGGAGACGGCCGCGGCCGGAGCCCGTGCCAAGGGCTACGGCCCCGACTCCCCGTGGGCGGCCGAGGACTGGGCCGGCGCCCCGTGGGCGCTCGCCCAGAACGTCAGCGCCTACCTGCACGTGCTGCGCCGGATCGCCGCGGGCAAGGACCCGGTCGACGCGCGAGCCGTGCACGAGGGGAACGGCCGCACCTGGGTCGACGTCTTCCCCGCTACCGGCTGGGACACCCTGCTGCTCAACGGGTTCACCGCCCAGGTGTGGATGCGCGCTGGCACCAGCGCGCAGCAGGTGCGAGACCGGGCCGCCGGCGAGTACCGCGGGCGGCCCGGACGCCCGGCCGTCGCCCTGGTGTTGGGCGCGGGAAATGTCGCGGCCATCACCGCCCTGGACATCCTGCACAAGCTGTATGTCGAGGGCCAGGTCGTGGTTGCGAAGATGAACCCGGTCAACGCTTACCTCCGGCGGCACTTCGAGCTGGTCTTCGCCGAGTTCGTCGAGCACGGCTGGCTGCGGTTCGTCGACGGCGGTGCGGCGGAGGGCGGCCATCTCGCCGCGCACGACGGCGTGGACGCCATCCATGTCACCGGCAGCGACCGCACCCACGACGCGATCGTGTGGGGGACCGACGAGCAGGCCGCGCAGCGCCGCCGCGACGACACGCCGCTTCTCGGCAAGCCGTTCAGCAGTGAGCTGGGCGGGGTCAGCCCGTGCATCGTGGCCCCCGGGCCGTGGAGCGAGGCGGACTTCCGCTTCCAGGCCGAGCACATCGTGACCAGCAAGATGAACAACTCCGGCCACAACTGCATCGCCAGTCAGATCCTGGTCCTGCCGGCGGAGTGGGACGGTACCGAGCGACTGCTGGAGCAGATCCGGAAGGTGCTGCGCGAGCTGCCGCCGCGCACCGACTACTACCCCGGGGCAGACCAGCGTCTCGGCGCGGTCCTCAAGGCACACCCCAAGGCCGAGACCCACGGCGACGGCCCCTGCCGCGTGCTGGTCCCGGACATCACCGACCACGACGACATGCTGATCACCGACGAGGTCTTCGGCAGCGCACTTGGCGTGGTCCGCCTGCCCGGCGCGACCGCGGCCGAATTCCTGCGCCACGCCGTCGACTTCGCCAACGACAAGCTCCCCGGCACCCTCGGCGCGACCCTGATCGTCCACCCCCGGACCGAGAAGCACCACCGCTCTGCGGTCGAGGCGGCCGTGGCCGGGCTGCGCTACGGGACCCTCGGCGTCAACTGCTGGTCCGCGATCGGTTTCCTGCTCGGCTACACGCCCTGGGGCGCCTACCCCGGCCACACCCGCCAGGACATCGGCAGCGGCATCGGCTTCGTCCACAACGCCTTCATGCTCGAGGACATCGAGAAGACCGTGCTGCGTGCACCCTTCGCCCCCGCCCCGCGCGGCCTGTTCGCCGGTTCCCCGTCACTGTCGCCCCGCCCGCCCTATTTCGTCACCAACCGCACCGCCCGGACCACCATCGAACGCGTCACCCGCTTCACCGCCGCACCGGCGATCGCCAAGCTCCCCGGCATCTTCGCCTCCGCACTGCGCGGCTGA
- a CDS encoding ester cyclase: MESSSITQPTTPAEAARSLFERIGRHELDNAEQMWSPDAVDTFVAVGEFRGLDAIVGFFTELLAAFPDMEVETERILSDGSWTTVQWQASGTFTGAPFLGIEATGRRFEGLRAVSVAEWDDQLRIRQNAIYWDGADFARQLGILPPTE; encoded by the coding sequence ATGGAGTCGAGCAGCATCACCCAGCCCACCACACCCGCGGAGGCGGCACGCTCCTTGTTCGAGCGGATCGGCCGCCACGAACTCGATAACGCCGAGCAGATGTGGAGCCCCGACGCCGTAGACACTTTCGTCGCGGTCGGAGAGTTCCGCGGCCTGGACGCGATCGTGGGCTTCTTCACCGAGCTCCTGGCCGCGTTCCCCGACATGGAGGTCGAGACCGAACGCATCCTGTCCGACGGCTCGTGGACCACGGTCCAGTGGCAGGCCAGCGGGACCTTCACCGGGGCACCTTTCCTCGGCATCGAAGCGACGGGCCGACGGTTTGAAGGGCTGCGGGCAGTCTCGGTCGCCGAGTGGGACGACCAGCTGCGCATCCGCCAGAACGCGATCTACTGGGACGGCGCAGACTTCGCCCGGCAGCTCGGCATTCTCCCGCCTACGGAATAG
- a CDS encoding alpha/beta fold hydrolase, whose protein sequence is MLVHKPEQLSPERTWADVLALRNGSGFRAVARFGRDYQCRSNPTVPVTIGRGERDRALPLHMAGLARERIPQAEHVTLPGCGTCL, encoded by the coding sequence ATGCTCGTGCACAAGCCGGAACAGCTGTCCCCGGAGCGGACATGGGCCGACGTCCTGGCCCTGCGCAACGGCTCCGGTTTCAGGGCGGTCGCCAGGTTCGGGCGCGACTACCAGTGCCGCTCCAATCCCACGGTTCCGGTCACCATCGGCCGGGGCGAGCGCGACCGCGCCCTCCCCCTGCACATGGCTGGCCTGGCCCGCGAGCGGATTCCCCAGGCCGAACACGTGACACTGCCCGGCTGCGGCACATGCCTATGA
- a CDS encoding arylsulfatase, producing MPSHDDLPRTALPMPDRPRPGLTTYDARDPETSFAPITPLRPPAGAPNVLVILLDDVGFGASSVFGGPIDTPAAQRLADGGLRYSRFHTTALCSPTRQALLTGRNHHSVGMGAITELATSAPGYNTMRPNSKAPLAETLRLNGYATAQFGKCHEVPVWETSPAGPFDRWPTGSGFDYFYGFLGGETNQYYPALYEGTTPVDPERTPEEGYHLTEDLADRSVDWIRRQHALQPDRPFFLYFAPGATHAPHHAPKEWSDRYAGRFDAGWDALREEIFERQKQLGVIPADAELTAFNAEIPHWDEMPDDLKPVLTRQMEVYAGFLAHTDAQIGRLVQTLDDLELLDDTLIYYIIGDNGASAEGTHHGSFNETINFNGLSALESTEFLRAKVDEFGTPTAYNHYAVGWAHAMCTPYQWTKQAASHWGGTRNGTIVHWPAGITARGEVRDQFSHVIDVAPTVLEAAGLPEPTTVHGVTQAPIEGVSMGYSFGDATAPERRQTQYFEITGNRGIYHRGWTAVTKHRTPWEMVGAKLVAFDDDVWELYGPDDWTQSRNLAAEQPEMLHKLQRLWLIEATKHGVLPLDDRAVERLDPDLAGRPQLVRGNTQVLFPGMGHLNESSVINIKNKSHAVTAQVVVPEDGAEGVILSQGGMAGGWSLYVRDGRLRYCYNLVGLKYFYVGSDHKLPAGEHQVRMEFDYAGPGLAKGGTVTLHVDGTEVGRGQLPVTQAMVFSLDETTNVGRESGSPVTPEYPARGNDFTGQIRWVQIDVDAAADNPEHLIPIEERWRIAMSRQ from the coding sequence GTGCCCTCGCATGACGATCTCCCCCGCACCGCCCTGCCCATGCCCGATCGGCCCCGGCCGGGGCTGACCACGTACGACGCCCGGGACCCGGAGACGTCGTTCGCGCCGATCACGCCGCTGCGGCCGCCGGCGGGCGCGCCGAACGTGTTGGTGATCCTGCTGGACGACGTGGGCTTCGGCGCCTCCAGCGTGTTCGGCGGCCCGATCGACACCCCCGCGGCGCAGCGACTGGCCGACGGCGGGCTGCGCTACTCCCGCTTCCACACCACCGCGCTGTGCTCGCCGACCCGGCAGGCGCTGCTGACGGGGCGCAATCACCACTCGGTCGGCATGGGTGCGATCACCGAGCTGGCGACCTCCGCGCCGGGATACAACACGATGCGGCCCAACTCCAAGGCGCCGCTGGCCGAGACGCTGCGGCTCAACGGCTACGCCACCGCGCAGTTCGGCAAGTGCCACGAGGTGCCGGTGTGGGAGACCAGCCCGGCCGGGCCGTTCGACCGCTGGCCGACCGGCAGCGGCTTCGACTACTTCTACGGCTTCCTCGGCGGGGAGACCAACCAGTACTACCCCGCGCTGTACGAGGGCACCACCCCGGTGGACCCCGAGCGCACCCCGGAAGAGGGCTACCACCTCACCGAGGACCTCGCCGACCGCAGCGTGGACTGGATCCGCCGCCAGCACGCGCTCCAGCCCGACCGCCCGTTCTTCCTCTACTTCGCCCCCGGCGCGACCCACGCCCCGCACCATGCCCCCAAGGAGTGGTCCGACCGGTACGCGGGCCGCTTCGACGCCGGCTGGGACGCGTTGCGTGAGGAGATCTTCGAGCGGCAGAAGCAGCTCGGGGTGATCCCCGCCGACGCCGAGCTGACCGCGTTCAATGCGGAGATCCCGCACTGGGACGAGATGCCCGACGACCTCAAGCCGGTGCTGACCCGCCAGATGGAGGTCTACGCCGGGTTCCTGGCCCATACCGACGCCCAGATCGGGCGGCTGGTGCAGACCCTGGACGACCTGGAACTGCTCGATGACACGCTGATCTACTACATCATCGGCGACAACGGCGCCTCGGCCGAGGGCACCCACCACGGCAGCTTCAACGAGACGATCAACTTCAACGGCCTCAGCGCGCTGGAGTCGACGGAGTTCCTGCGCGCCAAGGTGGACGAGTTCGGTACGCCGACCGCGTACAACCACTACGCGGTGGGCTGGGCACATGCGATGTGCACGCCGTACCAGTGGACCAAGCAGGCGGCCTCGCACTGGGGCGGCACCCGCAACGGCACCATCGTGCACTGGCCCGCCGGCATCACCGCCCGGGGCGAGGTCCGCGACCAGTTCTCCCACGTCATCGACGTGGCGCCGACCGTTCTGGAGGCCGCCGGGCTGCCCGAGCCCACCACGGTGCACGGGGTCACCCAGGCCCCCATCGAAGGCGTGAGCATGGGCTACTCCTTCGGCGACGCTACTGCGCCCGAGCGGCGCCAGACGCAGTACTTCGAGATCACTGGCAACCGCGGCATCTACCACCGCGGCTGGACCGCGGTCACCAAACACCGCACGCCGTGGGAGATGGTGGGAGCCAAGCTGGTCGCCTTCGACGACGACGTGTGGGAACTGTACGGCCCCGACGACTGGACCCAATCCCGCAACCTCGCCGCCGAGCAGCCCGAGATGCTCCACAAACTGCAGCGGCTGTGGCTGATCGAGGCGACCAAGCACGGGGTGCTGCCGCTGGACGACCGGGCCGTCGAGCGTTTGGACCCCGACCTGGCCGGCCGGCCGCAGCTCGTCCGCGGCAACACCCAAGTGCTCTTCCCGGGCATGGGGCACCTCAACGAGAGTTCGGTCATCAACATCAAGAACAAGAGCCACGCCGTCACCGCGCAGGTCGTGGTCCCGGAGGACGGCGCCGAGGGCGTCATCCTGTCCCAGGGCGGCATGGCCGGCGGCTGGAGCCTGTACGTCCGCGACGGCCGACTGCGCTACTGTTACAACCTGGTGGGTCTGAAGTACTTCTACGTCGGCTCGGACCACAAGCTCCCGGCCGGCGAGCACCAGGTGCGGATGGAATTCGACTACGCCGGCCCCGGGCTGGCCAAGGGCGGCACCGTCACGCTCCACGTCGACGGCACCGAGGTGGGCCGCGGGCAGCTGCCGGTGACCCAGGCGATGGTGTTCTCCCTGGACGAGACGACCAACGTGGGCCGCGAGTCGGGCTCGCCCGTCACGCCGGAATACCCGGCTCGCGGCAACGACTTCACTGGCCAGATCCGGTGGGTGCAGATAGACGTGGACGCTGCCGCGGACAACCCCGAGCACCTGATCCCGATCGAGGAGCGCTGGCGGATCGCCATGTCCCGGCAGTGA
- a CDS encoding formylglycine-generating enzyme family protein — MSDVPTATTPPLGHIPQNQPDDMVWIPGGGFTMGSDRHYPEEAPAHAVSVDGFWIDPHPVTNAQFQAFVEATGYRTIAERPVDPSAYPGADTAMLAPASAVFTPPSHPVDLRYPYQWWSYVPGANWRHPGGPGTSRRDRLDHPVTHVAWPDVLAYAQWAGKQIPTEAEWEYAARGGLLDSEFAWGDELNPDGRYMANTWQGEFPHENLELDGYAGTSPVGAFPANGYGLYDMIGNVWEWTSDWYADHRRLATNAPTCCGAPRPRFNPVGGAEADSVEPGQVQLRIPRKVMKGGSHLCAPNYCRRYRPAARLPQPIDTSTCHLGFRCIVRPAAGAAQQGSVMNQLDR, encoded by the coding sequence ATGAGTGACGTACCCACCGCGACCACGCCGCCCCTGGGCCACATCCCGCAGAACCAGCCCGACGACATGGTGTGGATTCCCGGTGGCGGGTTCACCATGGGGTCTGACCGCCACTACCCCGAGGAAGCCCCGGCCCACGCCGTGAGCGTCGACGGTTTCTGGATCGACCCGCATCCGGTCACCAACGCCCAGTTCCAGGCGTTCGTCGAGGCCACCGGGTATCGGACGATCGCCGAGCGACCCGTGGACCCGTCCGCGTATCCCGGCGCTGATACGGCCATGCTGGCGCCGGCTTCGGCGGTGTTCACGCCGCCGTCGCATCCGGTGGACCTGAGGTACCCGTACCAGTGGTGGTCGTACGTGCCCGGCGCGAACTGGCGACACCCTGGCGGTCCGGGGACGTCGCGACGCGACCGGCTCGATCATCCGGTGACCCACGTGGCATGGCCGGACGTGCTCGCCTACGCGCAGTGGGCCGGCAAGCAGATCCCCACCGAGGCCGAGTGGGAGTACGCCGCACGCGGCGGCCTGCTGGACAGCGAGTTCGCCTGGGGCGACGAGCTCAACCCGGATGGCCGGTACATGGCCAACACCTGGCAGGGCGAGTTCCCGCACGAGAACCTCGAACTGGACGGCTACGCCGGCACCTCGCCGGTCGGGGCGTTCCCGGCCAACGGCTACGGCCTGTACGACATGATCGGCAACGTGTGGGAGTGGACGTCCGACTGGTACGCGGACCATCGGCGCCTCGCGACCAACGCGCCGACCTGCTGCGGCGCACCGCGGCCACGCTTCAACCCGGTCGGCGGCGCGGAGGCGGACAGCGTCGAACCCGGTCAGGTCCAGCTGCGTATCCCCCGCAAGGTGATGAAGGGCGGCTCGCACCTGTGCGCGCCGAACTACTGCCGCCGCTACCGGCCCGCCGCACGGCTCCCCCAGCCGATCGACACCTCCACCTGCCACCTCGGCTTCCGCTGCATCGTCCGCCCTGCAGCCGGTGCCGCGCAGCAAGGGAGTGTCATGAATCAGCTTGATCGTTGA